From a region of the Flavobacterium branchiarum genome:
- a CDS encoding MarC family protein, protein MLDIDLKEIITVGMVLFAVIDIVGSIPIIVNLRSKVGHIESEKASIVAGLIMIIFLFIGEGFLKIIGIDVHSFAVAGSFVLFFLALEMILGIHIYRDEEASSASIVPLAFPLIAGAGTMTTLLSLRSQFHTINIVIAIILNITLVYIVLKSSSKIEKMLGKNGLGVVRKTFGVVLLAIAVKLFAANVKGLFV, encoded by the coding sequence ATGTTAGATATCGATTTAAAAGAAATAATAACTGTTGGAATGGTACTCTTTGCTGTAATTGACATTGTCGGTTCTATTCCTATTATTGTTAACCTAAGATCAAAAGTTGGACATATAGAATCTGAAAAAGCTTCAATAGTTGCGGGTTTAATAATGATCATCTTCCTTTTTATCGGAGAAGGTTTCTTGAAAATAATCGGTATCGATGTGCATTCTTTTGCTGTAGCAGGATCTTTTGTACTGTTTTTTCTTGCTTTAGAAATGATTCTAGGAATTCATATCTATCGCGATGAAGAAGCAAGCTCCGCATCAATTGTTCCACTAGCCTTTCCTTTAATTGCTGGAGCCGGAACAATGACCACGCTACTTTCATTGCGCTCACAGTTTCATACTATAAATATTGTAATTGCAATTATACTTAATATAACGCTCGTATATATTGTTTTAAAATCTTCTTCTAAAATCGAAAAAATGCTAGGAAAAAACGGACTTGGCGTGGTTCGTAAGACATTTGGAGTCGTGCTTTTAGCTATTGCTGTTAAATTATTCGCTGCTAATGTTAAAGGTTTGTTTGTCTAA
- a CDS encoding FAD-dependent oxidoreductase translates to MFDVLIIGGGVSSMSCALVLGSAQNKPFVIDKKIGIFTHQKSSSLQDALFNNAYGIAPGKLGSELLSESTEHLEQEYPHITQIANEKVIKVEGEYPEFLVTTNKDSYKTKMIVIGIGSANTFAIEGLTQYIEPHKKALPEKQRVQLKNIDHKVAEGIYVIGTLAGWRSQLAIAAGSGAAVATDILTVWNNGVQTHAHDSTR, encoded by the coding sequence ATGTTTGACGTTTTAATTATTGGCGGTGGCGTATCCAGTATGTCCTGTGCACTTGTTCTAGGATCTGCACAAAACAAGCCTTTTGTCATTGACAAAAAAATTGGAATTTTTACGCATCAAAAAAGTTCTTCTCTCCAAGATGCTCTTTTCAATAATGCTTACGGTATTGCTCCTGGAAAATTAGGTTCTGAATTACTATCAGAAAGTACCGAACATTTAGAACAGGAATACCCTCACATTACACAGATCGCAAATGAAAAAGTAATAAAGGTTGAAGGTGAATACCCTGAATTCTTAGTTACAACAAACAAAGACTCTTACAAAACCAAAATGATAGTTATTGGTATTGGTTCTGCAAATACATTTGCTATTGAAGGCTTAACCCAATACATTGAACCTCATAAAAAGGCCCTTCCCGAAAAACAACGAGTTCAACTAAAAAATATCGATCATAAAGTTGCCGAAGGCATCTATGTCATAGGTACTCTCGCAGGATGGAGAAGTCAGTTGGCTATTGCTGCAGGAAGTGGAGCCGCAGTTGCAACCGATATTCTTACGGTATGGAATAATGGTGTTCAAACTCATGCTCACGATAGTACTCGATAA
- a CDS encoding nuclear transport factor 2 family protein codes for MEVKTIVNAEIELLAAIKNADVLTLEKFLHDDLLFNLPDGQTVTKKFDLDLYRSGKMKIDVLDASDQIIKVIDDTAVVGVTVLLRGKYDNKPLDGIFRYSRVWKKFDESLKVIAGSCVQMK; via the coding sequence ATGGAAGTAAAAACTATTGTAAATGCCGAAATTGAGTTACTAGCTGCAATCAAAAATGCGGATGTTTTAACTCTAGAGAAGTTTCTTCACGATGATTTATTGTTTAATTTGCCAGATGGGCAAACAGTGACTAAGAAATTCGATTTAGATTTGTATCGTTCAGGTAAAATGAAAATTGATGTACTAGACGCTTCTGATCAAATTATTAAAGTAATTGATGACACTGCTGTTGTTGGAGTTACTGTTCTGTTAAGAGGGAAATATGATAACAAACCCTTAGATGGTATTTTTAGATATAGCAGAGTTTGGAAAAAATTTGACGAAAGCTTAAAAGTTATTGCAGGAAGCTGTGTACAAATGAAATAG
- a CDS encoding S41 family peptidase, giving the protein MKFNTKYLPIVIGATLALGVILGSLLSTPAQDQFLAKNTSKNKLNKLIDFINNEYVDKVNTDSIVNLTVDNILSKLDPHSVYIPPSELAEVAESMKGDFVGIGVNFYMYRDSVAIIKPIENGPSAKAGIQSGDRILYVGKTKLFGRKLPSDSLFAKLKGKKGTEIELTVYRKSEQKKLKVKIKRDIIPIKSVDVSILLDKNTGYIKINRFAETTYAEFKSGLTKLKQKGIQSLIVDLRDNGGGYMEEAVAIADEFLKDKQLIVFTKNKNGDTEKTYATGSGSFENGKVSVLINENSASASEILAGAIQDNDRGNIIGRRSFGKGLVQREMDFNDGSAVRLTVARYYTPTGRSIQKTYSHGNEDYFKESDSRFSNGELYTKDSIKVVDSLKYKTPKGKIVYGGGGIVPDVFVPLEIEHGTEGTAYLLQTRVIGHFVFEQLDKNRKVFSGLNYQEFVEKMKSTDDYFKSFQKYLLKNGLNLNLEKNKAIINRYITAEFARQLYGEIYYYDVILKNDAMIKAVLNQKK; this is encoded by the coding sequence ATGAAATTCAATACTAAATATTTACCAATAGTTATTGGAGCGACCTTGGCTCTAGGGGTAATACTAGGGAGCTTATTAAGTACCCCAGCTCAAGATCAGTTTTTAGCTAAGAACACCTCTAAAAACAAGCTTAATAAATTAATTGATTTCATTAATAACGAGTATGTCGATAAAGTAAATACAGATTCAATAGTTAATCTTACAGTCGATAATATTCTATCAAAATTAGATCCTCATTCCGTTTATATTCCGCCGAGTGAGCTTGCAGAAGTTGCCGAAAGCATGAAAGGTGATTTTGTTGGAATTGGAGTGAATTTCTATATGTACAGAGACTCTGTTGCAATAATAAAACCAATAGAAAATGGCCCTTCGGCAAAAGCAGGAATCCAATCAGGAGATAGAATTTTATATGTTGGTAAAACTAAATTATTCGGACGCAAACTTCCGTCTGATAGCTTGTTTGCTAAATTAAAAGGAAAGAAAGGAACAGAGATAGAGCTTACCGTTTATCGTAAATCCGAACAAAAGAAATTAAAAGTTAAAATAAAAAGAGACATTATCCCTATAAAGAGCGTTGATGTGTCGATTTTATTGGATAAAAACACAGGCTACATAAAGATTAATCGTTTTGCAGAAACAACCTATGCAGAGTTTAAATCAGGCTTAACCAAGCTAAAGCAAAAGGGAATTCAATCGTTAATTGTCGACCTTCGTGACAACGGAGGAGGCTATATGGAAGAAGCTGTTGCTATAGCCGATGAATTCTTGAAAGACAAGCAACTTATTGTTTTTACCAAAAATAAGAATGGGGATACCGAAAAAACGTATGCTACAGGAAGCGGGAGTTTTGAAAATGGAAAAGTATCAGTCTTAATCAATGAAAATAGTGCTTCGGCTAGTGAAATTTTGGCAGGAGCAATTCAGGATAACGACCGAGGAAATATAATAGGTCGTCGTTCGTTTGGAAAAGGATTAGTACAGCGCGAAATGGATTTTAATGATGGATCGGCTGTTCGATTAACCGTTGCGCGATATTATACGCCAACAGGGCGTTCTATACAAAAAACCTATAGCCATGGTAATGAAGATTATTTTAAAGAATCGGATTCCCGTTTTAGTAATGGAGAATTATACACTAAGGACAGTATTAAGGTTGTTGATTCGTTGAAGTACAAAACGCCAAAAGGTAAAATTGTTTATGGTGGTGGTGGTATTGTGCCAGATGTTTTTGTGCCTCTAGAAATAGAACACGGAACTGAGGGAACTGCTTATTTATTGCAAACAAGAGTTATTGGGCATTTTGTTTTCGAGCAATTGGATAAAAATAGGAAAGTGTTCTCGGGGTTGAATTACCAAGAGTTTGTTGAAAAAATGAAGTCAACAGACGATTATTTTAAATCTTTCCAAAAGTATCTTCTTAAAAACGGACTGAATTTAAATTTAGAGAAAAATAAAGCAATCATTAATCGTTATATTACAGCCGAATTTGCCAGACAACTGTATGGTGAGATCTATTACTACGATGTGATTCTTAAAAATGATGCAATGATTAAGGCTGTTTTGAATCAGAAAAAATAA
- a CDS encoding deoxycytidylate deaminase has product MEKEKLNRYDKAYLRIAKEWSLLSYCKRKQVGAIIVKDRMIISDGYNGTPTGFGNCCEDDEGLTRWDVLHAEANAILKVARSTQSCEGATLYITLSPCKECSKLIHQSGIKRVVYQNGYRDDAGIDFLIKAGVEVEHIPVLEE; this is encoded by the coding sequence ATGGAAAAAGAAAAATTAAATAGATACGACAAAGCCTATTTGCGAATAGCAAAAGAGTGGAGTCTGTTGTCTTATTGCAAACGCAAGCAAGTTGGTGCGATTATCGTAAAGGATCGTATGATTATTTCAGATGGCTATAATGGTACACCAACTGGATTTGGAAATTGTTGTGAAGATGATGAAGGTTTAACGCGTTGGGATGTTTTACATGCAGAGGCCAACGCTATTTTAAAAGTAGCGCGATCAACCCAATCTTGCGAAGGAGCAACGTTGTATATAACGCTTTCACCTTGTAAAGAATGTAGTAAGTTGATTCATCAGTCGGGAATAAAAAGAGTAGTTTACCAAAATGGATATCGTGATGATGCCGGAATTGATTTTTTAATAAAAGCGGGCGTAGAAGTCGAGCATATTCCCGTATTAGAAGAGTAG
- a CDS encoding HupE/UreJ family protein — protein MSDFWIYFQIGLKHVLDINAYDHVMFLMALTIPYSFKDWKRILLLVTIFTVGHTLALLLSVYGVVTIKVSLVEFLIPITILMTAFFNFFTAGKSSKTESINLVFFITLFFGIIHGLGFSNYFKTILGGSPTSKLLPLGEFALGIEAAQIIVVFIVLILSYIVQTIFRFSKRDWTLAMSAFVIGVVIPMVIESEIWNR, from the coding sequence ATGTCAGATTTTTGGATTTATTTTCAAATAGGATTAAAACACGTTCTAGATATTAATGCATACGATCACGTAATGTTTTTAATGGCTTTAACTATCCCTTATTCATTTAAGGATTGGAAAAGAATTTTATTGCTCGTAACTATTTTTACTGTTGGTCATACCTTAGCGTTATTGCTTTCGGTTTATGGAGTTGTTACTATCAAAGTAAGTCTTGTCGAATTTTTAATTCCGATAACGATTCTAATGACAGCCTTTTTTAATTTTTTCACAGCAGGGAAATCTTCTAAAACAGAAAGTATTAATTTAGTGTTTTTTATAACGCTTTTCTTTGGGATAATTCATGGATTAGGATTCTCTAATTATTTTAAAACAATATTAGGAGGTAGTCCAACATCAAAATTGTTGCCTTTGGGTGAATTTGCATTAGGGATTGAGGCAGCACAAATTATTGTGGTTTTTATAGTTTTAATACTCTCATATATTGTTCAAACTATTTTCCGTTTTTCAAAACGTGATTGGACTTTGGCTATGTCGGCTTTTGTAATAGGTGTTGTGATTCCGATGGTTATTGAGAGCGAAATATGGAATAGATAA
- a CDS encoding TerB family tellurite resistance protein produces MSFSDLFDSEFKLRNKGHFSAIVRVALADGKTNQEEKTFLDKLASRLEISDEEYKEILADPMKHPINAPYLYSQRLERLYDLARMVHVDHQMGDSQEIMLRRFGLALGFTPGNVNYIIAKALSLVDKKVDLDTFTFEMQNMNK; encoded by the coding sequence ATGTCATTTTCAGATTTATTTGATAGCGAATTTAAACTAAGAAATAAAGGTCACTTTTCGGCTATTGTTCGCGTAGCCCTTGCTGATGGAAAAACTAATCAAGAAGAAAAAACTTTTTTAGACAAGTTAGCTTCTCGATTGGAAATTTCAGATGAAGAATACAAAGAGATTCTTGCTGATCCTATGAAACACCCAATAAACGCACCTTATTTGTATTCTCAACGTTTAGAGCGTTTATACGATTTGGCTCGTATGGTACACGTAGACCACCAAATGGGAGACAGCCAAGAAATTATGCTAAGAAGATTTGGTTTAGCATTAGGATTTACTCCAGGAAACGTAAACTATATCATTGCAAAAGCACTTTCATTAGTAGATAAAAAAGTAGATTTAGATACTTTTACTTTCGAAATGCAGAATATGAATAAATAA